A stretch of the Streptomyces sp. NBC_01428 genome encodes the following:
- a CDS encoding ATP-binding SpoIIE family protein phosphatase, producing MTRVWDVPVHDSTRVRDVRVAAEAAAEHTGLSRDRTAVAALVATELATNLLKHGGGGQILIDMVDADLALPGTGRGPALQIAAIDHGPGIADLTSASRDGFSTTASLGAGLGTCRRIADHFEVHSVPGQGTVALARVHAARRDRAGHRVPEAGAAVRAGGINIPLAAADHSGDAWACVRAGDHVTLLLADGLGHGEAAAKASGAAVEHLHLFAHLPPAELLGQLHTGLRDTRGAAVAVARLDLATGHLDFAGIGNIGARLLTGDTWRPLLSHPGIVGAHRPARLPQCRVPWTSDSLLVLHSDGLPSRWAPPAVGPPTAWDPAVTAAVIVRDSSSAARPVRDDTTVAVLTPTPQDRRP from the coding sequence ATGACGCGTGTCTGGGACGTTCCCGTCCACGACTCCACCCGGGTCCGGGACGTCCGGGTGGCCGCCGAGGCGGCCGCCGAGCACACCGGGCTCAGCCGCGACCGTACGGCCGTCGCCGCGCTCGTCGCGACGGAACTGGCGACCAACCTGCTCAAGCACGGGGGCGGCGGGCAGATACTGATCGACATGGTGGACGCCGACCTCGCGCTGCCCGGAACGGGCCGCGGCCCGGCCCTCCAGATCGCCGCGATCGACCACGGGCCGGGCATCGCCGACCTCACCTCCGCCTCGCGCGACGGTTTCTCGACGACCGCCTCGCTCGGCGCGGGGCTCGGCACCTGCCGCCGTATCGCCGACCACTTCGAGGTGCACTCCGTGCCCGGGCAGGGCACCGTCGCCCTGGCGCGGGTGCACGCCGCGCGCAGGGACCGGGCGGGACACCGCGTCCCGGAGGCCGGCGCCGCGGTGCGGGCCGGCGGGATCAACATCCCGCTGGCCGCCGCCGACCACTCCGGCGACGCCTGGGCCTGCGTCCGCGCCGGCGACCACGTCACGCTGCTCCTCGCGGACGGGCTCGGCCACGGCGAGGCCGCCGCGAAGGCGTCCGGGGCGGCCGTGGAGCACCTGCACCTGTTCGCCCACCTGCCTCCGGCGGAACTGCTCGGGCAACTGCACACGGGGCTGCGCGACACCCGGGGAGCGGCGGTCGCGGTGGCGCGGCTCGACCTGGCCACCGGCCACCTCGACTTCGCGGGGATCGGCAACATCGGGGCCCGCCTGCTGACCGGGGACACCTGGCGGCCGCTGCTGTCCCACCCGGGCATCGTGGGCGCGCACCGGCCGGCGCGGCTGCCGCAGTGCCGGGTGCCGTGGACGTCCGACAGCCTCCTCGTCCTGCACAGCGACGGGCTGCCCAGCCGCTGGGCCCCGCCCGCCGTGGGTCCGCCGACCGCCTGGGACCCCGCGGTCACCGCCGCGGTGATCGTGCGGGACTCCAGCAGTGCCGCCCGTCCGGTGCGGGACGACACCACCGTGGCCGTGC
- a CDS encoding anti-sigma regulatory factor, translating to MDLAWVRQHVRQAAAELGFGLVDQTKLVTAASELARNTLVHGGGGQVESTVLQTGAARGLRLTFADQGPGITDIERALGDGYTSGGGLGLGLGGARRLVHEFSIDSRPGEGTAVTVICWTAGPPPPRRESR from the coding sequence ATGGATCTCGCGTGGGTGCGCCAGCACGTGCGTCAGGCGGCCGCAGAACTCGGTTTCGGACTCGTGGACCAGACCAAGCTCGTGACCGCCGCCAGTGAACTCGCCCGCAACACGCTGGTCCACGGCGGAGGCGGTCAGGTCGAGTCCACCGTCCTGCAGACCGGGGCGGCACGGGGACTGCGCCTGACCTTCGCCGACCAGGGGCCCGGCATCACCGACATCGAGCGCGCGCTCGGCGACGGTTACACCTCGGGCGGCGGCCTCGGCCTCGGTCTCGGCGGAGCGCGCCGGCTGGTGCACGAGTTCTCCATCGACAGCCGTCCGGGAGAGGGCACCGCGGTGACCGTTATCTGCTGGACCGCCGGTCCCCCACCGCCCCGCCGGGAGAGCCGATGA
- a CDS encoding STAS domain-containing protein: MNGPIAGPAGAHVPVLKLGDVLLVTLQGDLHDEAAERLQRDIGEAIAASSVTGVVIDISGVEIVDSFLGRVFAEVAAHARLLAAQTVVAGMRPAVAITLVELGLTLPGLRTALDAEEAMRLLTAAPTALHHGPARQERP, encoded by the coding sequence GGCCCGCGGGCGCCCACGTCCCCGTACTGAAGCTCGGTGACGTCCTCCTGGTGACGTTGCAGGGCGATCTGCACGACGAGGCGGCCGAGCGGCTGCAGCGGGACATAGGCGAGGCCATCGCCGCCAGTTCGGTCACCGGTGTCGTCATCGACATCTCCGGGGTGGAGATCGTCGACTCCTTCCTGGGGCGGGTGTTCGCGGAGGTCGCGGCGCACGCCAGACTGCTCGCGGCGCAGACCGTCGTCGCGGGCATGCGGCCCGCCGTCGCCATCACCCTGGTGGAACTGGGCCTCACCCTGCCCGGGTTGCGCACCGCGCTCGATGCCGAGGAGGCCATGCGCCTGCTCACCGCGGCGCCGACGGCCCTTCACCACGGTCCAGCACGCCAGGAGCGCCCGTGA